A segment of the Gloeocapsa sp. PCC 73106 genome:
ATTTTCTCAAGAGGTATACTCATCTTTACAAAAATTAGAACAAATCGAGTGGTTACCTAATATATCGGAGTGGTCTCGGTCAATTATTCAACTACCTAATTTAACTACCGATTTATTTAAAAACTTTTTTACTATCTTTTCTAATTCTTTCTTCATTCTGTTAAGAATTTTATTTATTTTAGTGCTAACGGTAATGATGTTAATAGCTCCTCAACCTTATCGCAGTGGTTTGTTAAGATTATTTCCTTCTTTTTATCGGCGTCGAGCTGATGAAATTTTAAGTCTTTCCGAAGTATCTATAGCGAATTGGGTCACTGGTATTTTAATTAATTGTATTTTTATTGCAACTCTCAGTGGTGTAGGTTTATATTTTTTGGGGATTGATTTTGTGCTAGTTCATGCTCTTTTAGCGGGATTATTCAACTTTATTCCCAATATAGGTCCCACGGCTAGCGTGATCTTTCCTATTATGGTAGCGGCTCTCGATGATCCTTGGAAGATTATTGCTGTTATTATTTGGTATTTTATCATTCAAAATATCGAGAGTTATTGGTTGACACCTACGGTGATGGCAAAGCAGGTTTCTCTGTTACCGGCGGTTACTCTAATGGCTCAAATTTTCTTTACTACTGCTCTTGGTATTTTGGGATTATTTTTAGCTCTTCCTTTAACTGTGGTGGCTAAAACTTGGGTCGAAGAGGTCTTATTTAAGGATATTTTGGATAAAATGGAACGCACTCCTTGGCAAAGAGAAAGCATTGATTTACTCGATACTTTAGCGATAGAAGAGCCAAAAGAGTCACTAGAAGATAGTCTCCCTCTACCTAGTAATAGTGAAACTGATGCTTGTTAGAAATCTAGTTATTATTGCTGTTTTGCTGTTACTCCTTAGGGTGATTTTGTTTCCCTCTACTGGAGTAGTTAGATCTGTATCGCCCTGGATATGTCCGGGTGCGGTTTATGAGGTGAAAACGGAAAAACCCTGGGTAGCTTTAACTATCGATGATGGTCCTAATCCAGACCCAATGGAGCAAA
Coding sequences within it:
- a CDS encoding AI-2E family transporter, translating into MNFGQWIGLLSLILSVYVLWYIRELLMLVFTAVIFATVLNRLVRRVVRFGLGRNLAIMTVLVAVGLITFLCILLIVPTFVEQFQQLLTRIPAFSQEVYSSLQKLEQIEWLPNISEWSRSIIQLPNLTTDLFKNFFTIFSNSFFILLRILFILVLTVMMLIAPQPYRSGLLRLFPSFYRRRADEILSLSEVSIANWVTGILINCIFIATLSGVGLYFLGIDFVLVHALLAGLFNFIPNIGPTASVIFPIMVAALDDPWKIIAVIIWYFIIQNIESYWLTPTVMAKQVSLLPAVTLMAQIFFTTALGILGLFLALPLTVVAKTWVEEVLFKDILDKMERTPWQRESIDLLDTLAIEEPKESLEDSLPLPSNSETDAC